The following coding sequences are from one Canis lupus baileyi chromosome 19, mCanLup2.hap1, whole genome shotgun sequence window:
- the STX10 gene encoding syntaxin-10 isoform X2 yields the protein MSLEDPFFVVRGEVQKAVNTARGLYQRWCELLQEDAAVGREELDWTTNELRNGLRSIEWDLEDLEETIGIVEANPGKFKLPAGDLQERKVFVERMREAVQDMKDHMVSPAAIAFMERNNREMLTGKPAPQKSSSDLLDVSMASATSRYIEEQQATQQLIMEQQDQQLEMVSGSIRVLKHMSGRVGEELDEQACWMPSFTRWTTPSPGWMGSSGRWPKYPT from the exons ATGTCTCTCGAAGACCCATTTTTTGTTGTCCGAGG CGAGGTGCAGAAGGCGGTGAACACGGCCCGCGGGCTGTACCAGCGCTGGTGCGAGCTCCTGCAGGAGGACGCGGCGGTCGGACGCGAAGAGCTGGACTGGACGACCAATGAGCTGCGGAATGGCCTTCGCAGCATCGAGTGGGACCTCGAGGACCTGGAGGAGACCATCG GCATAGTGGAAGCCAACCCCGGAAAGTTCAAGCTCCCAGCCGGAGACCTGCAGGAGAGAAAGGTGTTCGTGGAGCGGATGCGGGAGGCAGTCCAG GATATGAAGGACCACATGGTCAGCCCAGCAGCCATAGCCTTCATGGAGAGGAATAATAGAGAG ATGCTCACAGGCAAGCCAGCTCCCCAGAAGTCATCCAGCGACCTGCTGGATGTCAGCATGGCCTCAGCCACCTCTCGTTACATCGAGGAGCAGCAGGCCACACAGCAG CTGATCATGGAGCAACAGGATCAACAGCTGGAAATGGTGTCTGGGAGCATCCGGGTTCTGAAACACATGTCCGGCCGTGTTGGGGAGGAGCTGGATGAGCAGG CATGCTGGATGCCTTCGTTCACGAGATGGACCACACCCAGTCCCGGATGGATGGGGTCCTCAGGAAGATGGCCAAAGTATCCCACATGA
- the NACC1 gene encoding nucleus accumbens-associated protein 1 isoform X1 yields MAQTLQMEIPNFGNSILECLNEQRLQGLYCDVSVVVKGHAFKAHRAVLAASSSYFRDLFNSSRSAVVELPAAVQPQSFQRILSFCYTGRLSMNVGDQFLLMYTAGFLQIQEIMEKGTEFFLKVSSPSCDSQGLHAEEAPSSEPQSPVAQTSSWPACGTPLPLVSRVKTEQQESDSVQCTPVAKRLWDSSSSGGGNGSRKMAKFSTPDLAANRPPQQAPVVAAAQPAGVAVAAAAGAGAGQPAGGAAAAAAVAAAGGVVSGPSTSERTSPGTSSAYTSDSPGSYHNEEDEEEDAGEEGTDEQYRQICNMYTMYSMMNVGQTAEKVEALPEQVAPESRNRIRVRQDLASLPAELINQIGNRCHPKLYDEGDPSEKLELVTGTNVYITRAQLMNCHVSAGTRHKVLLRRLLASFFDRNTLANSCGTGIRSSSNNPSRKPLDSRVLHAVKYYCQNFAPNFKESEMNAIAADMCTNARRVVRKSWIPKLKVLMAEGDAYTTFISDTGKIEPDMMGVEHSFETASHDGEAGPSAEALQTDRPPCPCEVPTPSPPWADPPLPGPVSEIAH; encoded by the exons ATGGCCCAGACCCTGCAAATGGAGATCCCGAACTTTGGCAACAGCATCCTGGAGTGTCTGAATGAGCAGCGGCTGCAAGGCCTGTACTGTGATGTGTCTGTGGTCGTCAAGGGCCATGCCTTTAAAGCCCACCGGGCTGTGCTTGCTGCCAGCAGCTCCTACTTCCGGGACCTGTTCAACAGCAGCCGGAGTGCAGTGGTGGAGCTGCCGGCCGCTGTGCAGCCCCAGTCCTTCCAGCGGATCCTCAGCTTCTGCTACACGGGCCGGCTGAGCATGAACGTGGGTGACCAGTTCTTGCTCATGTACACGGCCGGCTTCCTGCAGATTCAGGAGATCATGGAGAAGGGCACCGAGTTCTTCCTCAAGGTGAGCTCCCCCAGCTGCGACTCACAGGGCCTGCACGCTGAGGAGGCCCCATCGTCCGAGCCCCAGAGCCCCGTGGCTCAGACGTCAAGCTGGCCAGCCTGTGGCACCCCGCTGCCCCTGGTGTCCCGTGTCAAGACGGAGCAGCAGGAGTCGGACTCCGTGCAGTGCACACCTGTGGCCAAAAGGCTGTGGGACAGCAGCAGCAGTGGCGGTGGCAATGGCAGCCGCAAGATGGCCAAGTTCTCCACACCGGACCTGGCTGCCAACCGGCCGCCCCAACAGGCCCCAGTGGTGGCGGCAGCACAGCCTGCCGGCGTGGCTGTGGCAGCAGCTGCAGGGGCTGGCGCTGGGCAGCCTGCTGGGGGggcggcagcggcagcagcgGTGGCGGCAGCAGGGGGTGTGGTGAGTGGGCCCAGCACGTCAGAGCGGACCAGCCCGGGCACCTCGAGCGCCTATACCAGCGACAGCCCTGGCTCCTACCACAAtgaggaggatgaagaggaggacGCAGGCGAGGAGGGCACGGATGAGCAGTACCGGCAGATCTGCAACATGTACACCATGTACAGCATGATGAATGTTGGCCAGACAG CCGAGAAGGTGGAGGCCCTCCCTGAGCAGGTGGCCCCTGAGTCCCGGAATCGCATCCGGGTGCGGCAAGACCTGGCATCTCTCCCGGCTGAGCTCATCAACCAGATTGGCAACCGCTGCCACCCCAAGCTCTACGATGAGGGTGACCCCTCTGAGAAGCTGGAGCTGGTGACAG GCACCAATGTGTACATCACGAGGGCGCAGCTCATGAACTGCCATGTCAGCGCGGGCACGCGGCACAAGGTCCTGCTGCGGCGCCTCCTGGCCTCCTTCTTTGACCG GAACACACTGGCTAACAGCTGTGGCACCGGCATCCGCTCTTCCTCCAACAACCCCAGCCGCAAACCGCTGGACAGTCGCGTCCTTCACGCTGTCAAGT ACTACTGCCAGAACTTTGCTCCCAACTTCAAGGAGAGCGAGATGAACGCCATCGCAGCTGACATGTGCACCAATGCCCGCCGTGTCGTCCGGAAGAGCTGGATCCCCAAGCTCAAGGTGCTCATGGCCGAGGGCGATGCCTACACCACCTTCATCAGCGACACGGGCAAGATCGAGCCGGACATGATGGGCGTGGAGCACAGCTTCGAGACGGCCAGCCACGACGGCGAGGCCGGCCCTTCGGCCGAGGCCCTCCA GACAGACCGCCCGCCCTGTCCGTGTGAAGTGCCAACGCCCTCCCCGCCCTGGGCCGACCCCCCACTCCCCGGGCCCGTAAGTGAGATTGCACATTAA
- the LOC140611460 gene encoding uncharacterized protein, producing the protein MAVVSLLLTHSTPTASSVNSRDFARILQLTEQLIPQRGFLGLQGTAKGFQDPQLRSFWAVLLSGSWENLPNRETEAQTTQGLAQGVWPPANLAGNITNPANIAGSWIHLGPSGQPSPPPEILGGLTAERGFSQRRPLPVPRLYSPSAQQKAKNQTASPSRKSRPLRCSPKLQPCNPREGLTGSAWRPAATEAHCSQPVPSPSSRKTLWGAPSKGPDRCLQAAGQPVGESEHRKRKPAGRGLGHSCHHRLVSGGFRGRGVLSLARPWVGAALLAVPIWKPENFDLEPLVTDPERLAPDSNFLAKIKSRPRPAWPRAASPPSRTRGPRPGSRNPANRSGCCFWGPALSQRVAGPAQRRGEGISGRRARRELALLALRQGDPLWPQFPDPSKVDQRSDLKGELQMHHPFTKTT; encoded by the exons ATGGCGGTGGTGAGCCTACTCCTCACCCACTCCACCCCAACG GCTAGCTCTGTAAACAGTAGGGACTTTGCACGAATCCTCCAATTAACAGAGCAGCTAATTCCCCAGCGTGGCTTCCTAGGGCTCCAAGGGACAGCAAAAGGTTTCCAAGACCCCCAGCTCAGGTCGTTCTGGGCGGTGCTCCTCTCAGGCTCATGGGAGAACTTGccaaacagggaaactgaggcccagaccaCCCAAGGACTCGCTCAGGGGGTGTGGCCTCCAGCTAATCTGGCAGGAAACATAACTAATCCAGCAAACATAGCTGGATCTTGGATTCACCTGGGTCCCTCAGGCCAGCCAAGCCCACCCCCAGAGATCCTGGGAGGCCTCACTGCTGAGCGTGGATTCTCCCAAAGGaggcctctccctgtccccaggcTGTACAGCCCCTCAGCTCAGCAGAAAGCAAAGAACCAGACTGCGAGTCCATCGAGGAAG TCCAGGCCTCTGAGATGCTCCCCGAAGCTGCAACCCTGCAACCCGAGGGAAGGGTTAACAGGAAGCGCCTGGCGTCCTGCGGCTACAGAAGCCCATTGTTCTCAGCCAGTCCCCTCCCCCTCATCCAGGAAGACCCTCTGGGGAGCCCCTTCAAAAGGGCCTGACCGGTGTCTCCAGGCTGCTGGCCAGCCTGTCGGGGAGAGTGAGCACAGGAAAAGGAAGCCCGCCGGGCGCGGGCTGGGGCACAGCTGTCACCACCGCCTCGTCTCAGGGGGTTTCCGAGGAAGGGGGGTGCTCAGCCTTGCCCGCCcctgggtgggggcagccctCCTTGCAGTCCCCATCTGGAAGCCAGAAAACTTTGATCTCGAGCCTTTAG TTACAGACCCCGAGCGCCTGGCCCCGGACTCAAATTTCCTCGCGAAGATCAAGTCCCGTCCTCGCCCCGCCTGGCCAAGAGCTGCGTCTCCACCGTCTCGGACGCGCGGACCTCGCCCAGGTTCCCGGAACCCGGCAAACCGGTCTGGGTGCTGCTTCTGGGGCCCTGCCCTTTCCCAGCGGGTCGCCGGTCCGGCACAGCGGAGAGGGGAAGGGATCTCCGGACGGCGGGCACGGCGAGAGCTGGCTCTGCTTGCTCTCCGGCAGGGCGatcctctctggcctcagtttcccgaTCCGTCAAAAGTGGATCAAAGAAGCGATCTCAAAGGAGAGTTGCAAATGCATCATCCATTCACAAAAACCACTTAG
- the IER2 gene encoding immediate early response gene 2 protein, which yields MEVQKEAQRIMTLSVWKMYHSRMQRGGLRLHRSLQLSLVMRSARELYLSAKVEAHEPEVPLPPVRSPDPRLHQSREAEAGAEAAPPDGEPTSPEPMDTREAPRAEETPARCAPRPTKVSRKRRNSSLSDGGDVGLVPSKKARLEEEEEEGASSEVPDRLQPPPAQAEGAFPNLARVLQRRFSGLLNCSPAAPPTAPPACEAKPACRPADSMLNVLVRAVVAF from the coding sequence ATGGAAGTGCAGAAGGAGGCACAACGCATCATGACTCTGTCGGTGTGGAAGATGTACCATTCGCGCATGCAGCGCGGTGGCCTGCGGCTGCACCGGAGTCTGCAGTTGTCGCTGGTCATGCGCAGCGCCCGGGAGCTCTACCTCTCGGCCAAGGTGGAAGCCCACGAGCCCGAGGTGCCCTTGCCGCCCGTCCGCTCCCCCGATCCTCGCCTGCACCAGTCGCGGGAAGCGGAAGCTGGAGCCGAGGCAGCGCCCCCCGACGGTGAGCCGACCTCCCCGGAGCCCATGGACACGCGGGAGGCGCCGCGAGCGGAGGAGACCCCAGCCCGCTGTGCCCCGCGCCCCACAAAAGTCAGCCGAAAGCGGCGCAACAGCAGCCTGAGTGACGGCGGGGACGTCGGACTGGTCCCAAGCAAGAAAGCCcgtctggaggaggaggaggaggaaggagcctCCTCGGAGGTCCCTGATCGCCTGCAGCCACCTCCCGCGCAAGCGGAGGGCGCCTTCCCCAACCTGGCGCGCGTCCTACAGAGGCGCTTCTCTGGCCTCCTGAACtgcagccccgccgcccccccgaCGGCGCCGCCGGCGTGCGAGGCGAAGCCGGCCTGCCGCCCCGCGGACAGCATGCTGAACGTGCTCGTGCGGGCCGTGGTGGCTTTCTGA
- the NACC1 gene encoding nucleus accumbens-associated protein 1 isoform X2 translates to MAQTLQMEIPNFGNSILECLNEQRLQGLYCDVSVVVKGHAFKAHRAVLAASSSYFRDLFNSSRSAVVELPAAVQPQSFQRILSFCYTGRLSMNVGDQFLLMYTAGFLQIQEIMEKGTEFFLKVSSPSCDSQGLHAEEAPSSEPQSPVAQTSSWPACGTPLPLVSRVKTEQQESDSVQCTPVAKRLWDSSSSGGGNGSRKMAKFSTPDLAANRPPQQAPVVAAAQPAGVAVAAAAGAGAGQPAGGAAAAAAVAAAGGVVSGPSTSERTSPGTSSAYTSDSPGSYHNEEDEEEDAGEEGTDEQYRQICNMYTMYSMMNVGQTAEKVEALPEQVAPESRNRIRVRQDLASLPAELINQIGNRCHPKLYDEGDPSEKLELVTGTNVYITRAQLMNCHVSAGTRHKVLLRRLLASFFDRNTLANSCGTGIRSSSNNPSRKPLDSRVLHAVKYYCQNFAPNFKESEMNAIAADMCTNARRVVRKSWIPKLKVLMAEGDAYTTFISDTGKIEPDMMGVEHSFETASHDGEAGPSAEALQ, encoded by the exons ATGGCCCAGACCCTGCAAATGGAGATCCCGAACTTTGGCAACAGCATCCTGGAGTGTCTGAATGAGCAGCGGCTGCAAGGCCTGTACTGTGATGTGTCTGTGGTCGTCAAGGGCCATGCCTTTAAAGCCCACCGGGCTGTGCTTGCTGCCAGCAGCTCCTACTTCCGGGACCTGTTCAACAGCAGCCGGAGTGCAGTGGTGGAGCTGCCGGCCGCTGTGCAGCCCCAGTCCTTCCAGCGGATCCTCAGCTTCTGCTACACGGGCCGGCTGAGCATGAACGTGGGTGACCAGTTCTTGCTCATGTACACGGCCGGCTTCCTGCAGATTCAGGAGATCATGGAGAAGGGCACCGAGTTCTTCCTCAAGGTGAGCTCCCCCAGCTGCGACTCACAGGGCCTGCACGCTGAGGAGGCCCCATCGTCCGAGCCCCAGAGCCCCGTGGCTCAGACGTCAAGCTGGCCAGCCTGTGGCACCCCGCTGCCCCTGGTGTCCCGTGTCAAGACGGAGCAGCAGGAGTCGGACTCCGTGCAGTGCACACCTGTGGCCAAAAGGCTGTGGGACAGCAGCAGCAGTGGCGGTGGCAATGGCAGCCGCAAGATGGCCAAGTTCTCCACACCGGACCTGGCTGCCAACCGGCCGCCCCAACAGGCCCCAGTGGTGGCGGCAGCACAGCCTGCCGGCGTGGCTGTGGCAGCAGCTGCAGGGGCTGGCGCTGGGCAGCCTGCTGGGGGggcggcagcggcagcagcgGTGGCGGCAGCAGGGGGTGTGGTGAGTGGGCCCAGCACGTCAGAGCGGACCAGCCCGGGCACCTCGAGCGCCTATACCAGCGACAGCCCTGGCTCCTACCACAAtgaggaggatgaagaggaggacGCAGGCGAGGAGGGCACGGATGAGCAGTACCGGCAGATCTGCAACATGTACACCATGTACAGCATGATGAATGTTGGCCAGACAG CCGAGAAGGTGGAGGCCCTCCCTGAGCAGGTGGCCCCTGAGTCCCGGAATCGCATCCGGGTGCGGCAAGACCTGGCATCTCTCCCGGCTGAGCTCATCAACCAGATTGGCAACCGCTGCCACCCCAAGCTCTACGATGAGGGTGACCCCTCTGAGAAGCTGGAGCTGGTGACAG GCACCAATGTGTACATCACGAGGGCGCAGCTCATGAACTGCCATGTCAGCGCGGGCACGCGGCACAAGGTCCTGCTGCGGCGCCTCCTGGCCTCCTTCTTTGACCG GAACACACTGGCTAACAGCTGTGGCACCGGCATCCGCTCTTCCTCCAACAACCCCAGCCGCAAACCGCTGGACAGTCGCGTCCTTCACGCTGTCAAGT ACTACTGCCAGAACTTTGCTCCCAACTTCAAGGAGAGCGAGATGAACGCCATCGCAGCTGACATGTGCACCAATGCCCGCCGTGTCGTCCGGAAGAGCTGGATCCCCAAGCTCAAGGTGCTCATGGCCGAGGGCGATGCCTACACCACCTTCATCAGCGACACGGGCAAGATCGAGCCGGACATGATGGGCGTGGAGCACAGCTTCGAGACGGCCAGCCACGACGGCGAGGCCGGCCCTTCGGCCGAGGCCCTCCAGTAA
- the STX10 gene encoding syntaxin-10 isoform X1, with the protein MSLEDPFFVVRGEVQKAVNTARGLYQRWCELLQEDAAVGREELDWTTNELRNGLRSIEWDLEDLEETIGIVEANPGKFKLPAGDLQERKVFVERMREAVQDMKDHMVSPAAIAFMERNNREMLTGKPAPQKSSSDLLDVSMASATSRYIEEQQATQQLIMEQQDQQLEMVSGSIRVLKHMSGRVGEELDEQGIMLDAFVHEMDHTQSRMDGVLRKMAKVSHMTSDRRQWCAIVVLLGVLLLVLILLFSL; encoded by the exons ATGTCTCTCGAAGACCCATTTTTTGTTGTCCGAGG CGAGGTGCAGAAGGCGGTGAACACGGCCCGCGGGCTGTACCAGCGCTGGTGCGAGCTCCTGCAGGAGGACGCGGCGGTCGGACGCGAAGAGCTGGACTGGACGACCAATGAGCTGCGGAATGGCCTTCGCAGCATCGAGTGGGACCTCGAGGACCTGGAGGAGACCATCG GCATAGTGGAAGCCAACCCCGGAAAGTTCAAGCTCCCAGCCGGAGACCTGCAGGAGAGAAAGGTGTTCGTGGAGCGGATGCGGGAGGCAGTCCAG GATATGAAGGACCACATGGTCAGCCCAGCAGCCATAGCCTTCATGGAGAGGAATAATAGAGAG ATGCTCACAGGCAAGCCAGCTCCCCAGAAGTCATCCAGCGACCTGCTGGATGTCAGCATGGCCTCAGCCACCTCTCGTTACATCGAGGAGCAGCAGGCCACACAGCAG CTGATCATGGAGCAACAGGATCAACAGCTGGAAATGGTGTCTGGGAGCATCCGGGTTCTGAAACACATGTCCGGCCGTGTTGGGGAGGAGCTGGATGAGCAGGGCAT CATGCTGGATGCCTTCGTTCACGAGATGGACCACACCCAGTCCCGGATGGATGGGGTCCTCAGGAAGATGGCCAAAGTATCCCACATGACGAGTG ACCGCCGACAGTGGTGTGCCATCGTGGTGCTGCTGGGGGTGCTTCTTCTGGTTCTcatcctgctcttctctctctga